The genomic DNA CGCTGGTTGAACAGCGAAAGGACGTACTCCGTCAGCACGGAACTGATGAACAGCATCACCAGTGAAGCGATAATCTTGTCCGGGGTATACCGGCTGAGGGCGAACACCATGACCAGGGCGTTGACCGCAAAATAAAACACGCCGAAACGCACGCCATATTTGCGGTTGAGAATGACCGCGACCACGTCGAGTCCGCCACCGCCGCCATAGGAACGGAGAATGATCCCCCCTCCTGCGCCCATGAGCGCACCTGCCACAATAGCCGCATACATCTCGTTACGAATGCCCATGTCGAGATGAACATAGGAAGTCATCAACGTGACCATGCTCATCGTGAACAGATTCAGGAAAAAGAAACGGCGGCTCACGCCTTTCCATGCAACCAGGAACAGCGGTATATTGAGCAACAGATACCACTTGGACAGCGACATTTCGGGTTCAAGCGTATGCACCACGACGGACAGCCCGTAAAGGGCTCCCGGTACAAAGTCATGATGCGCCGCGACACCGTTGTAGCCGATGATGAAAACAAAAGCGCCAATCACCAGCAACAGCAGATTCCACATGAGTGAATCAGAGAGTGACCTTAGACGGTTCTCCATAATTATCGGCCTCCTGCCTCCTCGATTTCGGGGAGCCACCATATAGCGCAAAAAGGATGCCCGCAACAATAATCAGGCCGCTGAGAACCTGATTCTGATTCACGGGTTCATCGATCACGAACCAGGCGATAAGCGCACTGACCGGAGGCAGGGTATAATAAAAAAGCATGGCCTTGGGTGCACCGATAACCTGTACGGCGGCGTTCCAGAAAAGGTAACAGAGAATGGACGCGAAAACAGCGAGATAGAACAGCGACCACATCAGGGTCGGCGTGAATTCAGGCAGGACGATGTGACCGCCGGTTTCCCACAGATACAGCGGGATAATGTAAAAAGTGCCAAAAAGACAAAGCGACATGACCAGTGCAGTCTGGCTGATCTTTCCGGCAATCTTGCTCACGGTAGTGTTGTAAATCGCGGACATCATGGCTGTGCTCAGAATAAGCAGGTCCCCTTGGGCGAAACGCATTTCAAGAAGACGGCTCAAGTTGCCGTCAGTCACGAGCATCACAATGCCAAAGGTACTGAGTGCAATCCCCATATACATGCGCTGGCTGACCTTCTCCTTGAAGATAAACTGGGCGATAAGCGTTGTCAGCAGTGGAGAAAGCGTGGAGATCAAAGACATGTTCAGCGCTTCGGAAGTCCGGCCGGCCATAAAAACCACGGTGTCGTAGAGAGAAATGCCGGTCAACGCGATGAGCGTCATGACCTTCCAATGCCGGAAGATTACACGGCGCTCCCGCCAGAATGCACGA from uncultured Pseudodesulfovibrio sp. includes the following:
- a CDS encoding YitT family protein encodes the protein MENRLRSLSDSLMWNLLLLVIGAFVFIIGYNGVAAHHDFVPGALYGLSVVVHTLEPEMSLSKWYLLLNIPLFLVAWKGVSRRFFFLNLFTMSMVTLMTSYVHLDMGIRNEMYAAIVAGALMGAGGGIILRSYGGGGGLDVVAVILNRKYGVRFGVFYFAVNALVMVFALSRYTPDKIIASLVMLFISSVLTEYVLSLFNQRKAVRIITKKGADLVREITSVRKMHATIFPGKGGYTGDDLDMVFSVTDNLRLRSLEQIVFDIDPEAIFVVENTFSVMGGSFARRKDY
- a CDS encoding DMT family transporter → MNWNSFKQTKTAGYVFIVLGILNWSGNFVAARGLADSIDPATLNLLRWVCATLVFLPFGFRAFWRERRVIFRHWKVMTLIALTGISLYDTVVFMAGRTSEALNMSLISTLSPLLTTLIAQFIFKEKVSQRMYMGIALSTFGIVMLVTDGNLSRLLEMRFAQGDLLILSTAMMSAIYNTTVSKIAGKISQTALVMSLCLFGTFYIIPLYLWETGGHIVLPEFTPTLMWSLFYLAVFASILCYLFWNAAVQVIGAPKAMLFYYTLPPVSALIAWFVIDEPVNQNQVLSGLIIVAGILFALYGGSPKSRRQEADNYGEPSKVTL